A part of Leishmania panamensis strain MHOM/PA/94/PSC-1 chromosome 34 sequence genomic DNA contains:
- a CDS encoding DNA repair protein RAD2, putative (TriTrypDB/GeneDB-style sysID: LpmP.34.3450), giving the protein MGVRGLWRLLDSFGVVLQPDELKGKRVAIDASIWIAQFRARVAPGEDIEHRVLEGFLARLLKLLFYDIRPVFVFDGTASSSKSAEHHHRMRQRARNAQALVKRRARQILMAQVVAGTLDVEDLKAVMSSDAQAEEDAVGAAKGSDTSVPSVAANTAERTAVSEMVPPGGGSDHALGASSSTRSNAAHGEKRPREASEVLPLPGSHRRRRSLRKHRLAPDVVSETITQGFLSVMKDLLEERTRHAACVSHNVLQNTSTSLFIGPRCVVDEYAEDVAGVATSGHRQPPHLYCTASAISVSGDSQEDGSGTDYVIVSDSERDAEATSSVCCTIASADGEEEVSVVEEAVLVDDVGDSGLADAADRKRSLSSPARLPSTVTAMLQSGDMTWFLNALSQPTCTLPPELMSPATAAERASPLITSSDFTVQSVSADEDVAPDLSSRSSNSSKSLTFTDGSNDDDSVGTGFAWEPFTQQLHSTQLLRQQAKKSEPQLHSSCSAAAQMVAASVSGGVATDAATVGTEDEDGGDYTPVKAGRMFSRRCTAPGLLPVVESLRHSGSDERSNVPIPLLAPCTNTLTDTASEAAGTPRRRRTEVHSVANDGTRSMTGVPPRGGGGGAVRMSRAVVPFELLNVVELLDCCGVPYVLSPAEADAQCAFLARRGLVDAVFTEDSDVLVHGATTVLRGFFSQSKHVVAYEQTHLSACGITKTVLVALASLLGCDYAEGVSGIGLVGALKALVVAWTAAENAEDGAASSSAVLHVLRRWAQLVQRPPHSWQEVDDDMCVLQFALLQADLAQWRTLEHRACFPEAHAVEAFFDAEVDSDTTPFEWLPPDWQRLRVFAAALGALSSPWLVQKYELARKECLRREEEAAKARASLIAGQRRLTEYGLQKRVRARWAFQKQPPKHAAILAKLRAVQQM; this is encoded by the coding sequence ATGGGTGTTCGTGGTCTATGGCGCCTTCTGGATTCTTTTGGGGTGGTCTTGCAGCCAGATGAGCTGAAGGGCAAGCGCGTGGCGATCGACGCCAGCATCTGGATTGCACAGTTTCGTGCCCGTGTCGCGCCTGGTGAGGACATAGAGCACAGGGTGCTAGAAGGCTTCCTTGCACGCCTACTGAAGCTTCTCTTTTATGACATTCGGCCCGTCTTTGTGTTTGATGGCACAGCGTCGTCATCAAAGAGTGCGGAGCATCACCATCGCATGAGGCAGCGGGCAAGGAATGCACAGGCTCTCGTGAAGCGCAGGGCGCGCCAGATACTAATGGCGCAGGTCGTCGCTGGCACGTTGGATGTAGAGGATCTGAAGGCGGTCATGTCGAGCGATGCACAAGCTGAGGAGGATGCTGTGGGTGCAGCGAAAGGCTCAGACACATCCGTGCCTTCCGTGGCGGCCAACACTGCGGAAAGAACGGCTGTCTCCGAGATGGTACCCCCCGGTGGTGGCTCAGATCATGCGCTGGGTGCATCGAGCAGTACGCGCAGCAACGCAGCGCACGGTGAAAAGCGGCCGAGAGAGGCCTCAGAAGTGCTGCCGCTACCAGGgtcgcatcgccgccgccgctccctcAGAAAACACCGACTCGCCCCCGATGTCGTTTCCGAAACGATTACGCAAGGTTTCCTGAGCGTCATGAAGGATCTCCTGGAGGAGCGCACGCGGCATGCCGCGTGCGTCTCGCACAACGTCTTGCAGAACACCAGTACCTCGCTCTTTATAGGGCCGCGCTGTGTCGTGGACGAATATGCTGAGGATGTCGCTGGTGTGGCGACCTCGGGACACCGACAGCCACCGCATCTATACTGCACTGCATCAGCAATCTCAGTGTCCGGCGACTCGCAAGAGGACGGAAGCGGAACGGACTATGTCATCGTCAGTgacagtgagagagacgctgAGGCGACGTCGAGCGTCTgctgcaccatcgcctcgGCTgacggtgaagaggaggTTAGTGTTGTGGAAGAGGCTGTCCTAGTGGACGATGTGGGTGACTCTGGTCTCGCGGACGCTGCTGACAGAAAGCGTTCATTGTCGTCGCCTGCTCGTTTGCCGTCGACGGTGACAGCGATGCTGCAAAGCGGAGACATGACGTGGTTTTTGAATGCGCTGTCTCAGCCTACGTGTACACTGCCACCTGAGTTGATGTCCCCGGCTACTGCTGCAGAGAGGGCATCACCGTTGATCACCTCATCAGACTTTACTGTCCAATCTGTGAGCGCCGATGAGGATGTTGCCCCTGATCTCAGTAGCAGGAgtagcaacagcagcaagagcCTCACCTTTACCGATGGCAGCAATGATGATGACAGCGTCGGGACTGGGTTCGCGTGGGAGCCGTTCACGCAGCAACTGCATTCCACCCAGCTTCTGCGTCAGCAGGCTAAGAAGAGCGAACCTCAACTACACTCATCGTGttcggcagctgcgcaaaTGGTCGCTGCGTCGGTAAGCGGTGGCGTGGCCACCGACGCAGCTACGGTGGGGACAGAAGACGAAGATGGCGGTGACTACACTCCTGTGAAGGCTGGTCGGATGTTTTCACGGCGCTGTACGGCGCCGGGACTGCTGCCTGTGGTAGAGTCACTAaggcacagcggcagtgatgAAAGGAGCAACGTTCCCATTCCACTGCTAGCACCATGTACAAATACTTTGACGGACACGGCCTCGGAGGCGGCAGGGACGCCTCGCCGCCGAAGAACTGAAGTACACAGCGTGGCCAATGACGGCACAAGGTCGATGACTGGCGTACCTcctcgtggcggcggcggcggagccgTGCGCATGAGCAGAGCAGTTGTTCCTTTCGAATTGCTAAacgtggtggagctgctggactGCTGCGGGGTGCCGTATGTGCTGAGTCCAGCAGAGGCAGATGCCCAGTGCGCGTTCCTGGCACGGCGCGGACTCGTGGATGCCGTTTTCACGGAGGATAGCGACGTGCTGGTGCATGGCGCGACGACAGTTCTGCGGGGCTTTTTTTCGCAATCAAAGCATGTTGTTGCATACGAGCAAACGCATCTGTCGGCGTGCGGCATCACAAAGACCGTGCTTGTGGCACTCGCATCTCTTCTCGGGTGCGACTACGCGGAGGGGGTCTCTGGCATTGGTCTCGTGGGTGCACTGAAGGCCTTAGTGGTGGCGTGGACGGCCGCAGAGAATGCGGAGGATGGTGCCGCATCTTCCTCAGCCGTCCTACACGTGTTGCGGCGCTGGGCACAGCTCGTTCAGCGGCCCCCCCATTCGTGGCAGGAGGTGGACGACGACATGTGCGTCCTGCAGTTTGCGCTCCTCCAGGCCGACTtggcgcagtggcgcacgCTGGAGCACCGTGCATGCTTCCCAGAAGCACATGCTGTGGAGGCATTCTTCGATGCTGAGGTCGATTCGGACACGACCCCGTTCGAGTGGCTCCCGCCGGACTGGCAGCGGCTTCGCGTGTTCGCTGCGGCACTTGGGGCACTGAGCTCGCCGTGGCTCGTGCAGAAATACGAACTTGCGCGCAAGGAGTGCCTGcggcgcgaggaggaggcggcgaaggcTCGCGCGTCACTGATTGCTGGCCAGCGACGGCTGACAGAGTATGGCCTGCAGAAGCGAGTGCGTGCGAGGTGGGCCTTTCAGAAGCAACCTCCCAAGCacgccgccatcctcgccaAGCTGCGCGCTGTGCAGCAGATGTAG
- a CDS encoding iron-sulfur cluster assembly protein, putative (TriTrypDB/GeneDB-style sysID: LpmP.34.3480), which translates to MRAFFRVGVTAMPSPAQLCAMRTLYSEKVQDHYKNPRNVGKLDKNDPNVGTGLRGAPECGDMTQMQVKVNPDTLVIEDVKFKAFGCGSAIAASSYASQAIRGKSVADALKLTNKEIAQELSLPPVKLHCSMLAEETIHAAVENYLSKNPTLKSKVLKRKEEAKEE; encoded by the coding sequence ATGCGCGCCTTCTTCCGTGTCGGAGTGACTGCGATGCCGTCGCctgcgcagctgtgcgctATGCGCACGCTGTACAGTGAAAAAGTCCAGGATCACTACAAGAATCCTCGGAATGTGGGAAAGCTAGACAAGAACGACCCGAACGTGGGCACTGGGCTGCGCGGCGCGCCGGAGTGCGGCGACATGACGCAGATGCAAGTGAAAGTGAACCCTGACACATTGGTGATTGAAGACGTCAAGTTCAAGGCATTCGGCTGTGGGAGCGCAATCGCCGCATCCTCGTACGCGTCCCAGGCGATTCGTGGTAAAAGCGTTGCGGACGCGCTGAAGCTGACGAACAAGGAGATCGCGCAGGAgctgtcgctgccccccGTAAAGCTGCACTGTTCCATGCTGGCGGAGGAGACAATTCACGCTGCGGTGGAGAACTACCTGTCGAAGAACCCGACACTGAAAAGTAAGGTGttgaaaagaaaggaggaggccaAGGAGGAGTAA
- a CDS encoding membrane transporter, putative (TriTrypDB/GeneDB-style sysID: LpmP.34.3490) yields MSVRPHGDSDNDMVIENLSFSSHVSTVGRGAAADLESIAYAIVSTDRHSEGHVASGTDDDEETYDADRDMSTMDIVKKFFFVGYPLTLSSLGQFSLNLVIIMVIGQLLGLEAMGGVSLALGLMNATGFAFGAGLCGALETVLSHSFGHFQQEEEKRLARAKAAAARAGTAVEPPVPYTLHIYGIYAQRMAIILMGAAVPLGFILCFADTLLSGLGESAAVVHYTGRWCRWAVFGIPGAMAFQLAQRYYSCQHMTKPLAVALFSASVANPILQFIFVKLLGFTGSPIAWLVMITGTFVGLVLYLRYTGKYKLTWGGWDIRGAQDLGSLLKIALPSMGMMLSQWVALEVNALAGGYGTAPELGAYTITLQVFGVMWSMTTAVMILTSVFVGNAIGEGKPLLARRITFTAIGVVLCIGVFDVALCLLLEPFIPSFFVKVDEVDAVTVIYRELMSLVMPYHFFDIFQSTVMGALRGCGLQKLGAVIISVAFCVVGVPLSFLLFFYFKIGIKALWIGPFTGVAGVGTPLYIYILLRYIKWEDLRPHTENTPLLTEADTGCARASTINNPAEVPPESATATLTAAPAATVRQFVDAATPSPAAQGSTAAFAAKKSPPKNGHLHVPS; encoded by the coding sequence ATGTCTGTTCGGCCGCACGGCGACTCCGATAATGACATGGTGATCGAGAACCTATCCTTCTCCTCACACGTCTCGACTGTTGGCcgtggtgcggctgccgaTCTCGAGTCCATCGCTTACGCCATCGTGAGTACGGACCGCCACTCAGAAGGCCATGTGGCGTCCGGTACCGATGACGATGAAGAGACGTATGACGCGGACAGGGACATGTCGACCATGGACATTGTGAAGAAGTTCTTCTTTGTAGGGTACCCGCTgacgctgtcgtcgctggGGCAGTTCTCGCTGAATCTCGTCATTATCATGGTGATTGGACAGCTGCTGGGCCTCGAGGCTATGGGCGGCGTGTCCCTTGCCCTGGGTCTGATGAACGCCACAGGGTTTGCCTTCGGTGCCGGGCTGTGCGGCGCCCTGGAGACGGTCCTGTCGCACAGCTTTGGCCACTTCcagcaggaagaggagaaacgACTGGCACGGGCgaaggcagcggctgctcggGCGGGCACTGCGGTGGAGCCGCCGGTACCCTACACGCTTCACATATACGGCATCTATGCTCAGCGCATGGCCATCATTCTCATGGGGGCTGCCGTGCCGCTAGGCTTCATTTTGTGTTTTGCTGACACGTTGCTTAGCGGTCTtggcgagagcgccgccgtggtgcACTACACAGGCAGGTGGTGTCGCTGGGCAGTATTTGGAATTCCCGGAGCCATGGCGTTTCAGCTTGCCCAGCGGTACTATTCGTGCCAGCACATGACGAAGCCGCTGGCTGTTGCCCTCTTTTCAGCCTCCGTCGCCAATCCCATTCTGCAGTTCATCTTTGTGAAGCTCTTGGGCTTCACAGGCTCTCCAATCGCGTGGCTGGTAATGATTACTGGCACTTTTGTGGGCCTCGTGTTGTACCTACGATACACTGGTAAATACAAGCTGAcatggggtgggtgggacaTCCGTGGCGCACAGGACCTGGGCAGCCTCCTGAAAATAGCCCTACCTTCAATGGGCATGATGCTTAGCCAGTGGGTTGCTCTTGAAGTGAATGCGCTTGCCGGTGGCTACGGCACGGCTCCGGAGCTTGGCGCGTACACAATCACTCTGCAGGTCTTCGGTGTTATGTGGTCCATGACTACCGCTGTGATGATATTGACTTCTGTGTTTGTGGGCAATGCCATTGGTGAGGGCAAGCCGCTCCTTGCGCGACGCATTACCTTTACCGCAATCGGTGTTGTGTTGTGCATTGGGGTTTTTGATGTAGCGCTGTGCCTTCTCCTGGAGCCCTTTATCCCGTCGTTCTTCGTGAAGGTAGATGAGGTGGACGCTGTGACAGTCATCTACCGGGAGTTGATGTCTTTGGTCATGCCGTACCACTTCTTCGACATTTTCCAGAGCACTGTGATGGGCGCTCTTCGTGGGTGTGGGCTGCAGAAGCTCGGCGCGGTTATCATCTCCGTGGCGTTTTGTGTGGTAGGTGTCCCGCTGAGCTTTCTGTTGTTCTTCTACTTCAAGATAGGTATCAAGGCGCTGTGGATCGGACCGTTCACTGGCGTCGCGGGGGTGGGGACGCCTCTGTACATCTATATCCTTCTACGGTACATCAAGTGGGAGGACCTAAGACCTCACACGGAGAACACTCCGCTCCTGACGGAGGCAGATACTGGTTGTGCTCGTGCTAGTACCATCAACAACCCTGCTGAAGTACCGCCGGAGAGCGCAACCGCTACTCTGACAGCTGCCCCGGCTGCAACGGTGCGGCAGTttgtcgacgccgccacgCCAAGCCCAGCGGCACAGGGGTCGACTGCCGCCTTTGCTGCTAAGAAGTCTCCGCCGAAGAACGGGCACCTGCATGTGCCGTCGTGA
- a CDS encoding leucine carboxyl methyltransferase, putative (TriTrypDB/GeneDB-style sysID: LpmP.34.3460), whose protein sequence is MSLATNSEASTELPKCGSSLDPHDAPHGRKRARLPPYPPFVSEYHPYSNGQLQANRVNRPTDLHKRQWDMYYRNNTVNGYKDRHYILREFHELRAAIDTAVAAGEKAPRTNEAASSKCVASTSPACSFSWMEAGCGVGNAILPVFAQYGYLPQWRALLGFDISPVAIALLEEKRARLPPALAAKMHVCVLNPCESEVVDSPLFAPKEVSVTASTSSSLNIAGAGGVDGDNTTAVDSAPVFESPEFVSLIFVLCSIPVSSHAVVLRRIARCMARPGGVLYFRDYAVSDHAELRFQASLRWRRGDSGEGDGSDTGDTNTYERTNGTLSHFFSLEEARTLFEGAGFEVVALEIITNEVTNRKTSVSFARRFVQGRFRLRA, encoded by the coding sequence ATGTCTTTAGCCACAAACTCAGAAGCATCGACCGAGCTGCCAAAGTGTGGCAGCTCCTTAGACCCGCATGATGCGCCACATGGGCGCAAGCGGGCCCGGTTGCCGCCGTATCCTCCGTTTGTCTCCGAGTACCACCCGTACAGCAATGGCCAGCTACAGGCGAACCGCGTAAACCGACCCACGGACTTGCATAAGCGCCAATGGGATATGTATTACCGTAACAACACCGTGAATGGATACAAAGATCGCCACTACATACTGCGTGAGTTTCACGAGCTTCGCGCGGCGATTGACACTGCCGTGGCAGCTGGGGAGAAGGCACCCAGAACAAACGAGGCTGCGTCAAGTAAGTgcgtcgcctccacctcaccTGCATGTTCGTTTTCGTGGATGGAGGCCGGTTGTGGGGTGGGCAATGCCATACTTCCTGTTTTCGCCCAGTATGGCTACCTTCCTCAGTGGCGAGCGCTTCTGGGGTTCGATATCTCCCCCGTCGCCATAGCACTTTTGGAGGAAAAGCGAGCACGTCTGCCCCCAGCGCTGGCAGCAAagatgcacgtgtgtgtgttgaaTCCCTGCGAGTCGGAAGTGGTAGACAGCCCCCTCTTCGCGCCGAAGGAAGTGAGCGTGACAGCGTCAACGTCGTCTTCCCTGAATATCGCAGGAGCAGGTGGTGTAGACGGTGACAACACTACGGCGGTAGACAGCGCACCGGTCTTCGAGTCGCCGGAGTTTGTGTCCCTCATTTTTGTTCTCTGTTCCATTCCAGTTTCCTCTCATGCTGTCGTCCTGCGCCGCATTGCCCGGTGCATGGCGCGACCTGGAGGTGTGCTGTACTTCCGCGACTACGCGGTAAGCGATCACGCAGAGCTCCGCTTTCAGGCATCGTTGCGCTGGCGAcgcggcgacagtggcgaGGGTGACGGCAGTGACACCGGCGACACGAACACGTACGAGCGCACCAACGGGACACTCAGTCACTTCTTTTCGTTAGAAGAGGCTCGCACGCTCTTCGAGGGTGCTGGCTTTGAGGTGGTCGCGCTCGAAATCATCACTAACGAGGTGACTAACCGCAAGACGAGTGTGTCGTTCGCGCGTCGCTTTGTGCAAGGTCGTTTCCGACTGCGCGCGTGA
- the CYP7 gene encoding cyclophilin 7, putative (TriTrypDB/GeneDB-style sysID: LpmP.34.3470) — translation MAVVLHTTVGDLPVLLHYQTCPLASFNFLALCASGYYDGCTFYRHYPGILLQTGDPTNTGKGGESIFAKLPPLVNAADGSEGGDAVSVEAVSVAAAGILAGRYFHDEGFGLTTHAQRGTLSMAHKGAKTDTNASQFFITTSPQPSFDGVYTAFGVVDMNGAYSASEAAVVAVVANSTEGEVVGNFSAMAGTEAVGDVALKCGDAVLRALEAASAKVDPKNFVHLESRTRITSATVLYNPFAEGKMKL, via the coding sequence ATGGCTGTTGTCCTGCACACCACAGTTGGAGACCTTCCCGTGCTGCTCCACTATCAGACATGCCCGCTCGCCTCCTTTAacttcctcgctctctgcgcctcGGGCTACTACGACGGGTGCACTTTCTATCGCCACTACCCTGGCATTCTGTTGCAGACTGGTGATCCAACGAACACTGGAAAAGGCGGCGAATCCATCTTTGCCAAGCTGCCCCCTCTTGTCAATGCCGCTgacggcagcgaaggtggTGATGCGGTCTCAGTGGAGGCCGTGTCGGTAGCCGCCGCTGGAATTCTTGCGGGACGGTACTTCCATGATGAGGGCTTTGGTCTcaccacgcacgcacagcgcGGCACCCTCTCTATGGCTCACAAAGGCGCAAAGACAGATACGAACGCCTCTCAATTTTTCATTACTACGAGTCCACAGCCATCGTTTGACGGCGTTTACACTGCCTTTGGCGTGGTGGACATGAACGGTGCCTACTCAGCTTCTGAGGCCGCTGtagtggcagtggtggcgaaCTCCACCgagggggaggtggttgGAAACTTTTCTGCCATGGCTGGAACTGAAGCAGTTGGCGACGTGGCGCTCAAGTGTGGGGACGCCGTGCTCAGGGCATTGGAGGCGGCCTCCGCGAAGGTTGACCCAAAGAACTTTGTCCACCTCGAGTCCCGTACTCGTATCACAAGCGCCACGGTTCTCTACAACCCTTTTGCTGAAGGAAAGATGAAGCTGTAG